The Mastomys coucha isolate ucsf_1 unplaced genomic scaffold, UCSF_Mcou_1 pScaffold20, whole genome shotgun sequence nucleotide sequence TTgctgtaatttattttctttgatttaagGAGAAGCCAAAATGAAGGCGAGAGGTAAAATTCTGCTTCCTATTACCTCAAAGGAGCATCATATAGATTTAGGTCCTGATAACTATtcccttacacacatacacaggcacacttAAGGGGAGGTTATATGAGTGGCTCACACCCCAGGGGTGGCCAGGattggaaaattaaaagaaatgacagacaATGGTATGTGGGCCATACGTAAAATCTTAACATTAAATGGGTCTATAAACTTCAGAaggatattttcctttttaaaattgtctcCTAATTCTTTAACTCAAAGTTCTTCATCAGCACTCGACTGAAGGCAGCCTTCACATCCTTGTTCCTCAGACTATAGATAAGAGGATTCAGCATGGGGGTGACCACAGCATAGAATAGCACAACCAATTTGTCCTGCTCAGCAGAGGCTGTAGACCGGGGCTGCATGTAGGTGAAGAGGGCCATCCCATAAGACATGGAGACCACAGTCAGGTGGGAGGCACAGGTCTCAAAAGCTTTGCGGCGTCCCTGGGTAGAGCGGATCTTCATGATGGCAGCCACAATGTGGGCATAGGACAGAGAGACCAGGGAGCAGGGCACCAGTAGCACCACCACACTAGAAACCAGTATCACCACTTGGTTGAGGGTGATGTCCACACAGGCCAGCCTGACCAGTGCCAGTGTCTCACAGGCCACATGGTTGAGCACATTGTGCCCACAGGTGGGAAGGCGCATTGTGACTGCTGTCTCCACAGCAGAATTAACTACACCTACAAACCAAGAGACACCTGCTAGACTCATGCAGAGCCTAGGGCTCATCACCACTGTGTACCTTAGTGGATCACAGACAGCCACATAGCGATCATAGGCCATCGCAGCCAGCAACAGAAACTCAGTTCCCCCAAGAGTCAGAGCAAAGAAGAGCTGGGTCCCACATAAGGCAAAAGAGATGGACTTTTTCTCTATGAGGAAGTGTGCCAGCATCTGGGGGACCCCACTGGAGGTGTAGCAGATGTCCACCACTGACAGGTGACAGAGGAAGAAATACATGGGCAGATGGAGTCGTGGGTCCAGTGCAATCAGCAGGACGATGAGTCCATTGCCCAGCAGAGTCAGTAGGTAGGTGACCCCAAAGAGGACAAAGAGTGCAGCTTGGATGTGTTTGTCAGTGGAGAGACCAATGAGGATAAACTCACTTACCCAGGTTGCATTGT carries:
- the LOC116098813 gene encoding olfactory receptor 2F1-like, whose translation is MKRDNATWVSEFILIGLSTDKHIQAALFVLFGVTYLLTLLGNGLIVLLIALDPRLHLPMYFFLCHLSVVDICYTSSGVPQMLAHFLIEKKSISFALCGTQLFFALTLGGTEFLLLAAMAYDRYVAVCDPLRYTVVMSPRLCMSLAGVSWFVGVVNSAVETAVTMRLPTCGHNVLNHVACETLALVRLACVDITLNQVVILVSSVVVLLVPCSLVSLSYAHIVAAIMKIRSTQGRRKAFETCASHLTVVSMSYGMALFTYMQPRSTASAEQDKLVVLFYAVVTPMLNPLIYSLRNKDVKAAFSRVLMKNFELKN